One window of Mangrovibacterium diazotrophicum genomic DNA carries:
- a CDS encoding golvesin C-terminal-like domain-containing protein, producing MISLHNIRAIAKYETTTLLRSWFFRIFAILAMVVLVFFNIGTLIQMGGGAGMWALKGLPANIPYVNLLLLNVVQAIIAIFLASDFLKRDKKLDTTEVIYMRPMTNGEYVIGKTLGNLGVFIVLNLIILGIALIFNLIAKHTEVTYIAYLWYFLLISVPTLVFIMGLSFLVMSLIKNQAVTFVVLLGYVAISLFYLQAKFYYLFDYMAFNIPLTYSDFVGFGNMHTLLVHRGMYFFFGLSFILYTILLLKRLPHSEGVRYGASVLGTVCLLVALYLGYSHVHQFMTERDLRQNMQTLNESYLGNPAVRVRDYDIKLKHEGDKIETTAVLSVRNGGSKPIKKVIFSLNPGLKVSELKVGGQTQAFEQKLGIIELKDYELNAGDRAEIEFTYAGNINEAAAFLDIDDETREEAFKNFMYQIDKRYAFLTDDYVLLTRENAWYPVPGAGYGKTNSQWLARQFSRYKLEVTTKPGLTAISQGKSEQDGDTFRFESSHANSQISLVIGEYDRLEQNIDGLDFNIYTKKGHDYFSSIFEDIKDTIPELVLESLQDFERSLDMYYPFERFSLVEVPVQYYSYDRVLSGTREQMQPEMMLYAEKGVLVDEADFNGRFEGQQGFGPRDRQQDMTPEEKKIQVLKNFLSTFTSESGRPNFSRSGGQMQVEESTNTYFAFPLFYDYAYYISSKEWPVTDRVFEGYKKSNLSSNQMGWLRDMQGTSEDEQANMALLSNSLEELLKDPEQKQIIDNVIQLKGTSLFSIIKRKAGDDAFEDFLYSYLNRVKFGNASIEDFNDEVKSRFDIDLIPYMKDWFSSKELPAFLVGNVSAVNVLDGDQLKTMVKFKISNTEETEGIVSVEFRIGGGFGPGSRSSTDNITKLVHLDGNQTKEVSFLLAGTPRGGTINTLVSRNLPSEIRLPLDNIQEDPKAIPFEGEKVVDIPVRVAEDNEIILDNEDPGFKVSDNTETSLLKKLLTKDDVTTEKYSGMNNWQPPRSWTLTTNSSFYGTYVRSAYYIRSGSGDQIATWNIPITEAGFYDVYAYIAKMQRRGPGRNDNPGEYHYTVHHDDGDEAAIVDIKTADDGWNHLGAFYFSPDTAIVELSNENSGRTVIADAVKLVKQ from the coding sequence ATGATCTCTCTGCATAACATTCGTGCCATCGCGAAGTATGAAACAACGACCTTGCTACGAAGCTGGTTCTTCCGCATTTTCGCCATCCTGGCGATGGTCGTTTTGGTATTCTTCAATATCGGCACATTAATTCAGATGGGCGGAGGTGCCGGCATGTGGGCGCTAAAGGGACTACCGGCTAACATCCCTTATGTGAACCTGTTGCTGCTGAATGTGGTGCAAGCCATTATTGCCATCTTCCTGGCCAGCGACTTCCTGAAACGCGACAAAAAACTCGATACCACTGAGGTGATCTACATGCGCCCGATGACCAACGGCGAATATGTAATCGGGAAAACCCTCGGTAACCTGGGCGTTTTCATCGTGCTCAACCTCATCATCCTGGGCATCGCCTTAATTTTCAACCTCATTGCCAAACACACCGAGGTAACTTACATCGCTTACCTGTGGTACTTCCTGCTCATTAGCGTGCCGACGCTGGTGTTCATCATGGGCTTGTCATTTTTGGTTATGTCGCTTATTAAAAACCAGGCCGTAACTTTTGTGGTTTTGCTCGGCTACGTTGCCATTTCGCTGTTCTATTTGCAGGCCAAGTTTTACTACCTCTTCGACTACATGGCCTTCAATATTCCGCTTACCTATTCTGATTTTGTGGGCTTTGGCAACATGCACACCCTGCTGGTTCACCGCGGCATGTATTTCTTCTTCGGACTTTCATTCATTTTATATACCATTCTGCTGCTAAAACGCCTGCCGCATTCGGAGGGAGTCCGCTACGGAGCTTCTGTTTTAGGAACCGTTTGTTTGCTCGTTGCGCTTTACCTGGGCTACTCCCATGTACACCAGTTTATGACTGAACGCGACTTGCGCCAAAACATGCAGACCCTGAACGAAAGTTACTTGGGTAACCCTGCCGTTCGGGTTCGCGATTACGACATTAAACTCAAACACGAAGGCGATAAAATTGAGACAACGGCTGTGCTGAGCGTCAGAAACGGAGGTAGCAAACCAATCAAAAAAGTCATATTCAGCCTGAATCCCGGACTAAAAGTGAGTGAACTGAAAGTCGGCGGACAAACTCAAGCCTTTGAACAGAAACTGGGAATTATTGAGCTGAAAGATTATGAATTGAATGCCGGTGACCGGGCCGAAATTGAATTCACCTACGCCGGAAACATCAATGAAGCTGCTGCTTTCCTTGACATTGATGATGAAACCCGCGAGGAAGCTTTCAAGAATTTCATGTACCAAATTGATAAGCGATACGCATTTTTAACGGACGATTATGTGCTGCTGACCCGTGAAAATGCCTGGTATCCGGTACCCGGCGCCGGTTACGGAAAAACAAACAGCCAGTGGCTGGCCCGCCAGTTTAGCCGCTACAAACTTGAAGTAACAACCAAACCCGGACTGACAGCCATTTCGCAAGGCAAATCGGAACAAGACGGCGATACTTTTCGGTTTGAATCGAGCCATGCCAACTCGCAAATTTCGCTGGTTATCGGCGAATATGATAGACTTGAACAAAACATTGACGGTCTCGACTTCAATATCTACACGAAAAAAGGACACGATTACTTTTCGAGCATCTTCGAGGACATAAAGGACACGATTCCGGAACTGGTTCTCGAATCGTTGCAGGACTTCGAACGCTCGCTGGACATGTATTACCCCTTCGAACGCTTCTCGCTGGTTGAAGTGCCGGTACAGTATTACAGCTACGACCGCGTATTGAGCGGCACCCGCGAACAGATGCAACCCGAGATGATGTTGTATGCCGAAAAAGGTGTGCTGGTTGACGAAGCCGATTTCAACGGACGTTTTGAAGGACAGCAAGGCTTTGGGCCACGCGACCGCCAACAGGACATGACGCCCGAAGAAAAGAAAATACAGGTTTTGAAGAATTTCCTTTCAACCTTTACCAGCGAAAGCGGCCGACCCAATTTCAGCCGCTCGGGGGGGCAAATGCAGGTTGAAGAAAGTACCAATACCTACTTCGCTTTCCCGCTGTTTTACGACTATGCCTATTACATTTCGTCGAAAGAATGGCCGGTGACCGACCGCGTTTTTGAGGGCTACAAAAAAAGTAACCTGAGCAGCAACCAGATGGGCTGGCTGCGCGATATGCAGGGAACTTCGGAGGACGAACAGGCCAACATGGCGCTGCTTTCAAACAGCCTTGAGGAACTGCTGAAAGACCCCGAACAGAAACAAATCATCGACAATGTTATCCAGCTCAAAGGAACCTCGCTATTCAGCATCATTAAACGCAAAGCGGGCGACGACGCTTTCGAGGATTTCCTTTATAGCTACCTGAACCGGGTGAAATTTGGCAATGCCTCCATTGAAGATTTTAACGATGAAGTAAAAAGCCGCTTCGACATCGACCTGATTCCCTACATGAAGGACTGGTTCAGCAGCAAAGAGCTGCCGGCATTCCTGGTGGGCAATGTCTCGGCCGTGAATGTGCTCGATGGCGACCAGCTAAAAACCATGGTCAAATTTAAAATCAGCAATACCGAAGAAACAGAAGGGATCGTATCGGTTGAATTCCGTATTGGCGGCGGATTTGGCCCCGGCTCAAGAAGTTCGACTGACAATATTACGAAACTTGTTCACCTGGACGGCAACCAAACCAAGGAGGTAAGTTTCCTGCTTGCCGGAACACCGCGGGGCGGAACCATCAACACGCTGGTTTCGCGCAACCTACCCTCGGAGATCCGTCTGCCACTGGACAATATCCAGGAAGACCCGAAAGCGATTCCCTTTGAAGGCGAAAAAGTGGTCGACATCCCGGTACGCGTTGCCGAAGACAACGAAATTATTCTGGACAATGAGGATCCCGGATTTAAAGTGAGCGACAACACAGAAACCAGTTTACTGAAAAAACTGCTGACCAAAGATGACGTCACCACCGAGAAATACTCGGGAATGAACAACTGGCAACCACCTCGCAGTTGGACGCTGACGACCAACTCATCGTTCTACGGAACTTACGTCCGTTCGGCTTACTACATCCGTTCGGGAAGCGGCGACCAAATAGCAACCTGGAATATTCCAATCACCGAAGCCGGCTTTTACGATGTTTACGCTTACATCGCCAAGATGCAGCGTCGTGGACCAGGCCGGAATGACAACCCCGGCGAATACCATTACACCGTTCATCACGACGATGGAGACGAAGCCGCTATCGTCGATATTAAAACGGCGGACGACGGCTGGAACCACCTGGGTGCGTTCTACTTCTCGCCCGACACAGCGATAGTCGAACTGAGCAACGAAAACTCGGGACGAACAGTGATTGCCGATGCGGTAAAACTGGTTAAACAGTGA
- a CDS encoding ABC transporter ATP-binding protein has translation MKITIEGLSKIYPNGNRAINNINLEINDGMFGLLGPNGAGKSSLMRILVTLMKPSSGKVTIDGFDLVKDRKQIRKMLGYLPQDFRFFSKLKTYEFLDYAARLAGIKDKKLRADSVDKMLEEVGLFEARDRQANRLSGGMKRRLGIAQALINSPRLIIVDEPTTGLDPEERIRFRNLLSTISTQDVIIILSTHIVGDISSTCKNMALLNKGELAYSGSPDDIVSQANGKVWLIKATESEYMEINEKYPVISTVPTAEGWEIQVVADQINGYYGHNIDPNLEHAYVYYMENKLNQWSAV, from the coding sequence ATGAAGATAACCATTGAAGGACTAAGCAAAATCTATCCGAACGGGAATCGGGCCATCAATAACATCAACTTGGAAATTAATGACGGAATGTTCGGCTTACTCGGGCCAAACGGCGCGGGGAAATCGAGCCTAATGCGCATTCTGGTCACCCTGATGAAACCCAGCTCGGGGAAAGTCACCATCGATGGTTTCGATTTGGTGAAGGATCGCAAGCAAATCAGGAAAATGCTGGGATACCTGCCGCAGGATTTTCGCTTTTTCTCGAAATTGAAAACCTACGAATTTCTGGACTATGCCGCTCGCCTTGCCGGCATTAAAGACAAAAAACTTCGCGCCGACTCGGTTGATAAAATGCTGGAAGAAGTTGGTTTGTTTGAAGCGCGAGACCGGCAAGCCAACCGACTGTCGGGTGGTATGAAACGCCGCCTCGGCATTGCGCAGGCTCTCATCAACAGCCCGCGATTAATTATCGTCGACGAGCCAACCACCGGCCTCGACCCCGAAGAACGCATCCGCTTTCGTAACCTGCTGTCGACGATCTCAACCCAGGATGTTATCATCATCCTTTCAACCCACATTGTTGGCGACATTTCGAGTACCTGTAAAAACATGGCCCTGCTGAACAAAGGTGAACTGGCCTACAGCGGCTCACCGGATGATATTGTTAGCCAAGCCAATGGCAAAGTTTGGCTGATTAAAGCGACCGAAAGTGAATACATGGAAATCAACGAAAAATACCCGGTTATTTCAACTGTTCCAACTGCTGAAGGCTGGGAAATACAGGTCGTAGCCGACCAGATAAACGGCTACTACGGGCACAACATCGACCCGAACCTGGAACATGCATACGTGTACTACATGGAAAACAAACTGAACCAGTGGTCGGCGGTGTAA
- a CDS encoding mechanosensitive ion channel family protein, with protein MEKIFTTEFWETVATSLAHWVVTELPSLVILLVLFMILLRVVKFFISKLKKLLVTQTIHRQEEPDTEAEKRLNTLMGIVRKGAVIILWSLFIMIFLKKINIEIGPILAGAGIIGLAVGFGAQELVRDFITGFFILLENQIRTGDVAIINGTGGLVEKIELRTITLRDQSGVVHIFQNGKINTVSNMTKGWSAMVFDIGVAYKEDLNKVMKVMKEVADGMQNDPQFKDRILEPMEIFGLDSFGDSALVVKGRIKTRPIEQWNVGREYNKRLKEAFDEHRIEIPFPHRTIYWGEEIDPLKLSMQKAEEIAREKANKE; from the coding sequence ATGGAGAAGATATTTACGACTGAATTTTGGGAAACGGTCGCAACTAGTCTTGCACATTGGGTGGTTACCGAGTTGCCTTCGCTGGTGATTTTATTGGTGCTGTTCATGATCCTGCTGCGTGTTGTCAAGTTTTTCATTTCCAAATTGAAAAAGTTATTAGTCACTCAAACGATTCATCGGCAGGAGGAACCCGACACAGAGGCTGAAAAACGCCTGAACACACTGATGGGCATCGTTCGAAAAGGAGCAGTTATCATTTTATGGTCGCTGTTTATTATGATTTTTCTGAAAAAGATCAATATAGAAATCGGTCCGATTTTGGCCGGTGCCGGTATCATCGGTTTGGCTGTTGGGTTTGGTGCTCAGGAGTTGGTTCGTGATTTCATCACCGGATTTTTCATCCTGCTTGAGAACCAAATTAGAACAGGCGACGTGGCTATAATCAACGGAACCGGAGGGTTGGTTGAAAAAATTGAGCTTCGTACAATTACGTTGCGCGACCAGTCGGGCGTGGTGCACATCTTCCAGAACGGGAAAATCAATACTGTTTCGAATATGACGAAAGGCTGGTCGGCCATGGTATTTGATATTGGTGTGGCTTATAAGGAAGATCTGAACAAAGTGATGAAGGTCATGAAAGAAGTTGCAGATGGTATGCAGAATGATCCGCAGTTTAAAGATCGCATTCTGGAGCCGATGGAGATTTTCGGTCTCGACAGTTTTGGCGACAGCGCGCTGGTCGTGAAAGGGCGTATCAAAACCCGTCCGATCGAACAGTGGAACGTAGGCCGCGAATACAACAAGCGGCTGAAGGAAGCTTTCGATGAACATCGGATTGAGATACCATTCCCGCACCGCACGATTTATTGGGGAGAAGAAATTGACCCGCTGAAACTGAGTATGCAAAAAGCTGAAGAGATTGCCCGTGAAAAGGCAAACAAAGAATAA
- a CDS encoding sensor histidine kinase: MNRKTFSYIVILMGLSIVGIILVQIIWINNAIGVKNDLFDRSVNEAMGQAAQRLEDRRNFRIFTRLGDRDSVIWVENNTPPPPRRMDMFRGKKYPGDIQFEFHTDSAGVQRHSYSFKGDSGQHFQSETVVITRDDSTIVNVQKVIAENERKLDSLNMALDSLEFTSPGFQKRVERKTQDLKNFTHRVITEMTDVEHERIPIPEIAEVVRRELSDKDIPIDFDLAVAEHDTIRGLSANADSLALVNTSYVVRLFPRSIFDRDTELRLYFPQQGTFIYQSVTWLLAASLIFSLIILLTFSLSIWFMLRQKKISEMKTDFINNMTHEFKTPIATISVAADSILNEKVIRQPDRVQYYVDMIKKENIRMNRQVEDILTIARLDKKEFDFQWQAVDLHLLIEDVCESIRLQVNKRGGELKVKLDAMNPIVTSDPVHCSNLIYNLLDNANKYSPDHPEIEISTKNTATGVLVSVSDKGIGMTKAVQAKIFERFYRQTSGNIHNVKGFGLGLSYARAVVEANKGSIQVHSEPGKGSRFEVLLPFALDV, encoded by the coding sequence ATGAACAGAAAGACTTTTAGTTATATCGTGATTCTCATGGGACTGTCGATTGTGGGCATTATCCTGGTGCAAATCATTTGGATTAACAACGCGATTGGAGTTAAGAATGATTTGTTTGACCGGAGTGTGAATGAAGCCATGGGGCAGGCTGCTCAGCGATTGGAGGATCGGCGTAATTTTCGGATTTTTACCAGGTTGGGAGATCGCGATAGCGTGATTTGGGTTGAAAACAATACGCCTCCGCCGCCTCGCCGGATGGACATGTTTCGGGGTAAGAAATATCCCGGAGATATTCAATTCGAATTCCATACGGATAGTGCCGGAGTACAGAGACACAGCTATTCTTTTAAAGGTGATTCGGGTCAGCATTTTCAATCCGAGACGGTTGTAATTACCCGCGACGACAGTACCATTGTTAACGTGCAAAAAGTAATTGCCGAGAACGAACGGAAACTGGATTCACTGAACATGGCGCTGGATTCGCTCGAGTTTACATCGCCCGGATTTCAAAAGCGGGTGGAGCGAAAGACGCAGGATTTAAAAAACTTCACACACCGGGTAATTACCGAGATGACCGATGTTGAACATGAGCGCATTCCGATTCCGGAAATTGCGGAGGTAGTTCGGCGCGAACTTTCGGATAAAGACATCCCAATCGATTTCGATTTGGCAGTCGCGGAGCATGATACCATTCGGGGATTGTCGGCCAATGCTGATAGCCTGGCTTTGGTGAATACTTCCTATGTCGTTCGGTTGTTTCCGCGCTCAATCTTTGATCGCGACACTGAGCTTCGGCTGTATTTTCCGCAACAGGGCACTTTTATTTACCAATCGGTGACCTGGCTGTTAGCGGCATCGTTGATTTTTTCGCTGATCATTTTGCTCACCTTCAGTTTGAGTATTTGGTTTATGCTTCGTCAAAAGAAAATCTCGGAGATGAAGACGGATTTCATCAACAACATGACGCATGAATTCAAAACACCGATTGCAACAATATCGGTGGCTGCCGATTCTATTTTAAATGAAAAAGTGATTCGCCAGCCCGATCGGGTTCAGTACTACGTGGACATGATTAAGAAAGAGAACATCCGGATGAACCGTCAAGTCGAAGATATTTTGACCATCGCACGGCTCGACAAAAAGGAGTTCGATTTTCAATGGCAGGCAGTTGATCTGCATTTGTTGATCGAGGATGTTTGCGAGAGTATTCGGCTGCAGGTAAATAAACGGGGTGGCGAATTGAAGGTGAAACTCGATGCTATGAATCCCATTGTGACCTCGGATCCGGTGCACTGCTCCAATTTAATTTACAATTTGCTCGACAACGCGAATAAATATTCTCCTGATCACCCGGAGATTGAAATCTCGACGAAAAATACGGCCACTGGAGTTTTGGTTTCGGTTAGCGATAAAGGCATCGGGATGACGAAAGCGGTGCAGGCGAAAATATTTGAACGTTTTTACCGCCAGACGAGTGGAAATATTCACAACGTGAAAGGGTTTGGACTGGGGCTCAGTTATGCGAGAGCCGTGGTCGAGGCCAACAAAGGGAGCATTCAGGTGCACAGCGAGCCGGGGAAAGGTAGCCGGTTCGAAGTATTGTTGCCCTTTGCTTTAGACGTTTAA
- a CDS encoding response regulator transcription factor: MKDQNIQIFLLEDDLSFGAVLKSYLELNDYEVTWVDDGKRAVERFREGSFQLCLLDVMLPNVDGFTVGKEIRQLDKQVPFIFLTAKAMKQDVLKGYEVGADDYVTKPFDTEVLLCKIKAILNRGRATEAPEAEWYDIGNYRFHLQKRSITKGEQEQKLSPKEAELLQLLVEYKNNLLPRETALKKIWGDDGYFTARSMDVYLTKLRKYFAEDPSIEIKNIHSSGFILQVRD; encoded by the coding sequence ATGAAAGACCAGAATATACAGATTTTCTTGTTGGAGGATGACCTCAGTTTTGGGGCTGTGCTGAAATCGTACCTGGAGTTGAACGACTACGAAGTTACTTGGGTGGACGATGGTAAACGTGCCGTGGAGCGCTTCCGGGAGGGCAGTTTTCAGCTGTGCCTGCTGGATGTGATGCTGCCCAATGTGGATGGATTTACCGTTGGAAAAGAAATCCGCCAACTGGACAAACAGGTACCTTTCATCTTTTTGACGGCCAAAGCTATGAAGCAGGACGTTTTGAAAGGTTATGAAGTAGGAGCGGATGATTACGTAACCAAACCTTTTGACACGGAAGTGCTTCTTTGTAAAATAAAAGCAATTCTGAACAGGGGAAGGGCGACTGAGGCGCCGGAGGCCGAGTGGTACGATATTGGGAACTATCGGTTTCATCTTCAGAAAAGGAGCATCACCAAAGGAGAACAGGAGCAGAAGTTGTCGCCGAAGGAAGCCGAATTGCTGCAGCTGCTGGTCGAATACAAGAACAACCTGCTGCCTCGCGAAACGGCCTTGAAGAAAATTTGGGGCGACGATGGCTACTTCACCGCCCGCAGCATGGACGTTTACCTGACCAAGTTGCGAAAATACTTCGCTGAAGATCCGTCTATCGAAATAAAAAATATTCACAGCAGCGGTTTTATCCTGCAGGTTCGCGATTAA
- a CDS encoding acyloxyacyl hydrolase: MIRRIFQILIPCVFLFVARAEAFGWDPLTSILKKDTLKTEPKRYSYFSARYEIGRVLQTNDFVRGENLAGKPIDTFHALTLSYGVQTTGRKEWQHVLNFPYYGVSFYNANFFNSRELGYPTALYGFIGLPIKRGPRSSFGYELGFGLTYNWQPYDEYNNPFNIAIGSHRTVYGGGNLYYSYDLTPRWELKGGVEFSHFSNGATKQPNSGLNLFSPFVELKYSFHDRPELVRVMPPAYQKHSEIAVQYGIGKMQEEYRSKESEDIFALESFMMMNVSVAWLRQTTWKHKFGIGTDLTYNEEGNVKITYHEGQEPDVEKSSAFFDKTSMGIYGTYEFCIDRLSLASYLGAYALRKHDDREPPLLYQKFGAKYHFKNDMFIGILVRAHNFSVADFIEWNIGYRFKWY; the protein is encoded by the coding sequence ATGATACGTCGCATTTTTCAAATACTGATTCCCTGTGTCTTTCTTTTTGTGGCTCGGGCTGAGGCCTTTGGCTGGGATCCGCTCACGTCGATTCTGAAAAAAGATACCTTAAAAACGGAACCGAAACGATACAGCTATTTTTCTGCCCGATACGAAATTGGTCGTGTTTTGCAAACCAACGATTTTGTGCGCGGAGAAAATTTGGCAGGAAAGCCAATTGATACTTTTCATGCCCTGACCTTGAGTTATGGTGTGCAAACGACGGGCCGAAAAGAATGGCAACACGTGTTGAATTTCCCGTATTACGGAGTTTCTTTTTACAATGCTAATTTTTTCAATTCAAGGGAATTGGGTTATCCAACGGCACTTTATGGTTTTATAGGTTTGCCGATCAAACGTGGCCCGCGGTCGAGTTTTGGTTACGAGTTGGGATTTGGACTAACCTACAACTGGCAGCCGTATGATGAATACAATAACCCTTTCAATATTGCAATTGGTTCGCACCGCACGGTGTATGGTGGAGGTAACTTGTACTACAGTTACGATCTGACGCCGCGTTGGGAGTTGAAAGGGGGAGTTGAATTTTCGCACTTTTCGAATGGGGCGACTAAGCAACCCAACAGCGGGCTCAACCTGTTTTCTCCTTTTGTCGAGTTAAAATATTCATTCCACGATCGCCCGGAGTTAGTTCGGGTGATGCCTCCGGCTTATCAAAAACATTCAGAGATAGCGGTGCAGTACGGGATCGGCAAGATGCAGGAGGAATACCGCAGTAAGGAGAGCGAAGATATTTTTGCCCTGGAATCGTTCATGATGATGAATGTATCGGTGGCTTGGTTGAGGCAAACGACCTGGAAGCATAAATTCGGTATTGGTACGGATTTGACCTACAACGAAGAGGGTAATGTAAAAATCACTTATCACGAAGGACAGGAGCCCGATGTTGAAAAATCGTCAGCTTTTTTCGATAAAACGTCGATGGGGATTTACGGGACCTACGAGTTTTGTATCGACCGCCTTTCGCTGGCTTCATACCTTGGTGCTTACGCTTTACGGAAACACGATGATCGGGAACCACCACTGCTTTATCAAAAGTTCGGTGCGAAATACCATTTCAAGAATGACATGTTTATTGGGATTTTGGTGCGTGCACACAACTTCTCCGTTGCCGATTTCATCGAATGGAATATCGGCTACCGCTTTAAATGGTATTGA
- the gldB gene encoding gliding motility lipoprotein GldB — MKKLFLIACCFVLLVSCGRNPFKVDLSNTKIDFQFYAFDTDLFAAGTNLEQQLPDLEKKYPNILPLFSSEIITIGYPEDEGFAERLNSFVSDSLILEVKGKVDATIDRNQIKDGLQQAFRYFNYYFPDKVIPEVFTCISGFNQSVIMTDSLMGIGLDKYLGRDCNYYPRLGIPNYQTINMNPDKIVSDAMYAWSTTIFPFNGYGQQLIDRMIYEGKMLYLLDATLPDTPDSLKIGYTQKQLEFCSIKENAMWTYLAEYKMLFSTERMDIKRYVDDSPYTSSFTADSPGRTGAWLGWQIVKAYMNKHSEVTIPELMEEKDCKKILNLSGYQPE; from the coding sequence ATGAAAAAATTGTTCCTGATTGCATGTTGCTTTGTTTTGTTGGTATCCTGTGGCCGAAATCCGTTTAAGGTTGATTTATCGAATACGAAAATCGATTTTCAGTTTTATGCTTTCGATACTGATCTATTTGCAGCCGGCACCAATCTGGAACAACAACTTCCCGACCTGGAGAAAAAATACCCGAACATCCTACCGCTTTTCAGTTCCGAAATAATTACAATTGGCTATCCGGAGGACGAGGGTTTCGCCGAGCGGCTGAATTCGTTTGTGTCCGACAGCCTGATTTTAGAGGTGAAAGGAAAAGTTGATGCAACAATCGACCGCAATCAAATTAAAGACGGACTTCAACAAGCTTTCCGCTATTTCAACTACTACTTTCCGGACAAAGTCATCCCAGAAGTTTTCACCTGCATCAGCGGCTTCAACCAGTCGGTAATCATGACGGACAGCCTGATGGGAATCGGACTCGACAAGTACCTTGGACGCGATTGCAATTATTACCCGCGCCTGGGAATTCCGAATTACCAAACAATCAATATGAATCCGGACAAGATTGTTTCGGATGCCATGTACGCCTGGAGCACCACCATTTTCCCCTTTAACGGTTACGGTCAGCAACTGATTGACCGGATGATTTATGAAGGGAAAATGTTGTACCTGCTGGACGCGACTTTGCCCGATACACCGGACTCGCTAAAAATCGGATACACCCAAAAACAACTGGAGTTTTGTTCCATCAAAGAAAATGCGATGTGGACCTACCTGGCTGAATACAAAATGCTTTTCTCAACCGAGCGTATGGACATAAAACGTTATGTCGACGATTCGCCGTACACATCAAGCTTCACCGCCGATTCACCCGGACGAACCGGAGCCTGGCTGGGTTGGCAGATTGTGAAAGCTTACATGAATAAACATTCGGAAGTGACGATCCCTGAATTAATGGAAGAAAAAGACTGCAAAAAAATACTGAACCTTTCAGGCTATCAACCGGAATAA
- a CDS encoding porin family protein encodes MKRNFSLLVLLLFLSATSFAQEKFALAFTASPTINWMSAGASEINNNKSTLGYEFGVNGDFYFDQEMRYAFATGVLISQTGGELTYNTQQDFNFGGETFAPGTSIRYRMKYIEIPVGLKLRTNQFYRWTYWGLFGLYGAVNVGDKGDSSDGLLDKADINKEVKLFNAGLNIGIGAEYDLGERNSLILGLTYKDGFTDVTKHGLGEKTTVNSLTFKFGLVF; translated from the coding sequence ATGAAAAGAAATTTTAGTCTATTGGTCTTGTTGCTCTTTTTAAGCGCGACAAGCTTTGCTCAGGAAAAATTTGCACTCGCATTTACGGCCAGCCCAACTATCAACTGGATGTCGGCGGGCGCTTCTGAAATCAATAATAACAAATCGACGCTGGGATACGAGTTTGGTGTGAACGGCGATTTTTATTTCGACCAGGAAATGCGTTACGCGTTTGCCACCGGTGTGTTGATTAGCCAAACTGGAGGCGAGTTGACCTACAATACACAGCAAGACTTTAACTTTGGAGGAGAGACTTTTGCTCCGGGTACCAGTATCCGCTATCGGATGAAGTACATCGAAATTCCGGTAGGATTGAAATTGCGTACGAACCAATTTTACCGCTGGACTTACTGGGGGCTGTTCGGTCTTTACGGTGCTGTAAATGTTGGCGACAAAGGCGACTCGAGCGATGGTTTGCTGGATAAAGCGGACATCAATAAAGAAGTAAAGCTTTTTAATGCCGGTTTGAACATCGGAATTGGTGCCGAGTATGATCTGGGAGAGCGCAATTCATTGATTTTGGGCCTGACCTACAAAGATGGTTTCACCGATGTAACGAAACACGGACTGGGTGAAAAAACGACCGTAAATTCACTTACCTTTAAATTCGGCCTGGTTTTCTGA